One bacterium genomic window, GTCTCGCCGAACGAATCCAGTGCTTTCCCGTCGGGCGCAAGCGGCCCCATCACCATTGCTTCTGTCTCTTGGAAGGTTTGCTTGTTCGCCCCTTCCAGGTGGTCCCGCCTGTGATCGAGGTAGAACTGAAGCGCTGCGGTGAGTTTCGATAGGCTCCCCTGAAAGATGGTGAGTTTCTCGTTTACCTTCGGCCCCCAAAGCACTTCTGCCTCAAGGGCCTCAATCTCCATTTTGGAGATGGCCTCCTGTACGCGCTCCCACCGCCTCACGTAGGCCGTCCTGAACATCCGGTCGTGGTCGGTAAGAGCCTGTTGAAGCTCCTCATCCCGAAGTTTGTCTCGCGTTGCGTTGTACATTTCCGCAGCACTCACAAACGGGGAGCGCAACGCCTCTACCCGGTCCCGGACATGGTACACGGCGCGCAGAAGACTACGTGCGAGTTCATATTGGGTCTTGCCAGCCAGTTGTCGTTGCCACGTCTTCAGTCCCAAGATTGCCACAACGCAACCTATGGTGGCAAACACCGCTTGGTAGGCGTCTTTGCTGTTCCCAAGAGCCGTTATAATGTCATTCCACATTTCTTTGTTCTCCGATCGAACGTGGGTCTTCACGCGCGGCGCGGGCAGCGACGTCGCGTGCGAGACCGTTCGCATTGTGATCTTCTCCGTTACTTGAACATGCGTCGCCAGAAACTCAAGAAGACCGGCCAGAAAAGAACTGCCGTAATCATGCCAGTGATGCGTGTCTCACGCCGGGCGAGATATAATGGTCTGTTGGTGATGGGTTGCGTAAGGTCACGGAACAACATCAACACACCGATTACGAGATATACAACGACGAAAACCAGCATACTATCGCTCCTATTGCTGAGGGTTTACCGACCGACTGACGGCCTGTTCTATACGAAGATCAATGTCTGTGTGCCCGAGGCTCCTGGCTTTCTGAATGTCCACGTACGATTGCTTGTAGTCCCCCTTCACATAACTGGAGACACCGCGAAGGTAATACGTCTGGCCATTGGATGGGTCAATCTCGATGGCCTTCGAATAGTCCGAAATGGCTTTAGCGAGTTGTTCATCGTAGAAGGCGGTATCCGCCTTTGGGGTGGTCAATTTGTTGTAGGCATTCCCTCTGTTGATGTAGGCCGGAGCAAATCTCGGATCTTTTTCAACTGCCAATGTCAACAGTTGTATTGCCTTCTCATACTGCCCTTTCGAGCTTGCGATTGTGCCTTTGTTGTAAAGATCAACCACGTCTGGTGATGCATCCACTTCCATGGGCTGACTCGTTTTCTTACCGCCAAACAAGAATCCAAACATGTTTTCCTCCTTCTTTTGTTGCGAACGTTGGCGGTGACCGGCGGTGAGCCCGACAGGGTTCACCGTACGTGTCCGCCGCCTTGTTCGGCGTCCATTTCGATTTCTTTGTTCAGACTACAAACAGCATTATGATGCCTGACAGAATCCAAGCAACTCCCAAAGCCACGGCCATCGAAGGTTTCATTTCGACCCCGAAGTTAGCTCCTTGGAGTTGCTTGGCCTTTTCTGAGTTCCAGATGCGTTTTGACAAAGCGTTGAACCAATTGGCAATCATTCCTCGAAAAACAATGAAGGCCACGCCCATCACGATAAAAATTGCCCCCGGCACTTCAAGATGTGGTCCGCCTATCATCAATCATTCCTCTTTGCCGAACATTATATTA contains:
- a CDS encoding tetratricopeptide repeat protein — encoded protein: MFGFLFGGKKTSQPMEVDASPDVVDLYNKGTIASSKGQYEKAIQLLTLAVEKDPRFAPAYINRGNAYNKLTTPKADTAFYDEQLAKAISDYSKAIEIDPSNGQTYYLRGVSSYVKGDYKQSYVDIQKARSLGHTDIDLRIEQAVSRSVNPQQ